GAGGTGGCCCGGCCTCGAGGAAGCGCTGCAGATCCAGAGGCGGGCTGTAGCTCTCCGATGTCGACGTGGGGTTGAAGCAATAGCCGGTGATCTGGGCATGGGCGGGCCAATCCGCCGGACGCTCCAGCACACGGCAGCTGAACAGATGGAGAATCGGTGGCGATTTCAACTGATGCGGGGCATCGCGCCGCTCCCCAGCACCGGTCCATGGCAACCGCGGCAATCCCAGCTGCCGGCTGCGGAAGTCCTGGATCAATCTGGATTCCTGGCGCCATTTGATCAGACGGAAGGCTCGGTAACTGAGGCGGTTCAGCTGACGCTTCAACCAGCTGGTGGAGTGCTGGCGGGCAGGGAACTTCAAAAAGGGAAAAGCCCCGGTCGCCACCACCGGGATGGGGCTGAGCACGGCGAAACGACATCCCTCGGCTTCGGCGAGGTGATAAGCCCAAAGCGCCAGCGGTGGTACCAGCAGCAGATCGCACCCTCGGATGGCCTCTCGGGCGGTGCTCAGCCACTGCAGCAGCAGGGCATCGTTCACCAGTCGCACCGGCTTGCCCTGCATCAGCTCCAGTCCGGCAGGGGAGCCCAGCAGGTCGCGGAAATTACCGGGCAAGGGGGCAAAGGCAATCGCGGCCTTCCGGGCCGCATCGGCGAAATTGGTGCTGCCGATCAACGTGACGCTGTGGCCGAGGCGCTGCAGCTCAAGCAGCAAGGCCAGATAAGGCTCTAGATCGCCTCGCGACCCCACACTGATCAGCTGGATCAAAGCCATGGGCGCGCCGCAGGAAAATTGGAGCCACAGCGGAACCCAAGGGCCCCACCCAAAAGCCCCGAGGCTGTGGCACCCCAGGGATCAGAGGCGAGACGCGGCTTTGGTGCCGAACACGCCGTCGCAGCGGGTGAGAACACCCCCAAGGCGGGAAGGCTCTTGGCAGTCACTTCTGAGTTGGTGGAAGGTGGGGAACCACCACAAACCGCTCGGGGTGGACCAGCAATGACGGGTCCTTACGGATCGACGCGGATCTCCCAGCCTGAGAGCACGGTGGGCCGATCTCCAGGGCCGCGGGTGATCGTGTATGCGAAGCGGCTGCCGTCGGGGCTGATGAAGCTCACCAGGGTCTGACCGTAGGGATAGACAGCCTTGCCGATGCAGTCGGGACTCACGTTGTAGGTAGTGCGCATCGTGCCGGTGGCGCCACCGGTCCCGCGGTAGGTGAGTTCGACGCCACCTTTGCCGTCGTACACCTCACGACCGGCTTCGGCGTAGGGCTTGCCATCAAGCATGCCGACCGAGCTGTAGAGGTAAGTGCCCTTCAGGGTGGCGTTGTTGCAACGGCTGGAGGGAGCAGAGGGCTGTTCCGCCCATGCGGCCGGGGCCCAGACCAGTGTCAGCAGAGATACCAACAGGGCAGGCAGAGTTAGCAGGCGCAAACGGGCAACCATGGAAATGGAGAGAGACTTCCTCCCGTCAGCATGACGGACCTTGGTCACTCTCAAGTTATTCAGCGCAGCGGCAGCTGGTGCTGACGGCAGCCAGGGCCAGCACGATCAGTGGGATCAGGTCAGCTTTCCAGGGATCGCCTGGCCGCGAACTGGCGCTTGCCGGAGGCGGCCGCCATGCTGCTGTTAGGCCTCTAGTGAGCAGCACGCCAACACTCCAACCTGCTCCCATCTCCAGCTGGAGGCAATGCCTGTAATGGCTGATTGTGCTGAGCAGCTAGCGCAGCGATGCTGTGTTCATCAACCAAGGAGGTGCCCAACATGGACGACACGCCACCCCGCCAGGTTCCAGAAGCACGCTGACTACAGGCCGCGGAAGTGGCGTTGATCAGCAGCACCACTCAGAGAGTGCGGCGCTGCAGCGATGCCGCTTGGTCAGAGCCGCAGCCGCAACCTCCCGCCTTG
This genomic window from Cyanobium sp. Tous-M-B4 contains:
- a CDS encoding glycosyltransferase — its product is MALIQLISVGSRGDLEPYLALLLELQRLGHSVTLIGSTNFADAARKAAIAFAPLPGNFRDLLGSPAGLELMQGKPVRLVNDALLLQWLSTAREAIRGCDLLLVPPLALWAYHLAEAEGCRFAVLSPIPVVATGAFPFLKFPARQHSTSWLKRQLNRLSYRAFRLIKWRQESRLIQDFRSRQLGLPRLPWTGAGERRDAPHQLKSPPILHLFSCRVLERPADWPAHAQITGYCFNPTSTSESYSPPLDLQRFLEAGPPPFYAGFGSMIPHHPASLGAVLVEAARLAGQRLILSPGWGRVVPSDDLPPTVFLLEECPHDWLFPQLRGAVHHGGAGTTAATLRSGIPSTVVAFFADQPAWGRTLEELGVSPATHHHTTLTAPALAECLRSMAEIPSYRCRAEQLRDQLAAENGLATAVAALETLLEPQPSAQET